Proteins from one Telopea speciosissima isolate NSW1024214 ecotype Mountain lineage chromosome 1, Tspe_v1, whole genome shotgun sequence genomic window:
- the LOC122666927 gene encoding uncharacterized protein LOC122666927 isoform X2, with protein sequence MTKKSKRHPLRSEKDQSSCMSGFISLFDFRQGRTTQKLLSERKCRTRHAAGGGYLKSRRNLLTSSDETYSSGDDGDRKIQKVDKAKTSVKKLIEEEMSNEQHPKQKVGNAALQETQSDSKNRNHLGKNHKQSTKSCSRACDMHVHDSKASASLEYQPPCDPNSEGPSSNKINLSSVMEQFCNQFHHTQEAHSHNKNGGKFCNVQESNSLEKHNHLDKLIMQLIQSPNISEKLSEATEAFLNQKFIEAEQQNKGHQSKLLMDALEMLNSNKELFLKLLQDPNSLLVKTIQDLRDAQAVAGRTKPLPEEKSNSKECEKHVGDKKLQRQNVHTFFRRKNKSQNINPSKGSDNSQALDRIVLLKPRPEGERNSGTETSPSLRNEEQSVKVTSHFSLTDIRRKLKHVMGERRTEHHWPPMEGVLHRISYIRAESEGSKGINEEVTERSSPTERNLHIERISSPMNVKGRGKVRQPKYHLPGQSKDYEPITGHEDAPTSVDGQNTNMKNVEESKQRETNIYIEAIKHLADMVSIGKDVDLSSEQIPKTLGRILSLPEYNVSPRLHPGRDKEHGSVTAQMKVQLHDNTQMISENVWQLKEDNGPGNLSSLRQNIETPLCDKDDTADRKLQVPDSDSDISRKLPPDSKIQESTSSANKDLSPEVDVNAVEVTNIKLPEENIPLEMLSEPNCVTAIDTTNQSTDTINIFEEEETYECLKLDSYQKNPSSSSASGPSSPSSVLNHKIEDQEGINDKLEQPSPVSVLDPFIREDSISPGSTVSQPVEPPIQPLKFHLGEHDSSAVVSASSDPETYVSCMVMEDKKSTFDYVKAVLRISGLRNWDEFLEIWKYSDQLLDAPLFDEVEVLSGQLRKDQKLLFDCINEVLVEMYEHYFGCSPWVSFAKPNIRPIPVGENLIREVWEGIDFHLLPQNQPLTLDRILQKDMAKAGKWMDLRFDIDIVGNEMRDIILEELTEETIYELCM encoded by the exons ATGACAAAGAAATCGAAGAGACATCCCCTACGCAGTGAGAAGGACCAGTCAAGCTGTATGTCTGGTTTCATTAGTTTATTTGACTTCCGCCAGGGTCGTACCACTCAGAAACTACTTTCAGAGAGAAAATGTCGGACCAGACACGCTGCCG GTGGTGGATATTTAAAGAGTAGACGTAATTTGCTTACTAGTTCGGATGAAACATATTCTAGCGGTGAT GATGGTGacagaaaaatacagaaagtTGACAAGGCTAAGACAAGTGTGAAGAAACTCATTGAAGAAGAGATGTCAAATGAGCAGCACCCAAAGCAGAAGGTTGGAAATGCTGCCCTGCAAGAGACACAATCTGATTCAAAAAACAGAAACCACTTGGGGAAGAACCATAAACAGTCAACCAAGTCCTGCAGTAGAGCTTGTGATATGCACGTCCATGATTCTAAAGCTTCTGCAAGCTTAGAATATCAACCACCTTGTGATCCAAATTCAGAGGGGCCATCTTCAAATAAAATCAACCTATCTTCAGTAATGGAACAGTTCTGCAATCAGTTCCATCATACCCAAGAAGCACATTCGCACAATAAAAATGGAGGAAAGTTTTGTAATGTACAAGAAAGTAATAGTTTGGAGAAGCATAACCATCTTGATAAGCTTATTATGCAGCTGATTCAGAGTCCTAACATTTCAGAAAAACTGAGTGAAGCAACTGAGGCATTTCTAAATCAGAAGTTCATTGAAGCCGAACAGCAGAATAAAGGCCACCAGTCCAAACTATTAATGGATGCTTTAGAGATGTTGAACTCAAACAAAGAACTGTTTTTGAAACTCCTACAGGATCCAAACTCTCTGTTGGTGAAAACTATACAAGACCTACGTGATGCTCAAGCAGTGGCTGGACGAACTAAACCATTGCCAGAAGAGAAGAGCAATTCAAAGGAGTGTGAAAAGCATGTCGGTGATAAAAAGTTACAAAGGCAAAATGTGCATACTTTTTTcaggagaaaaaataaatctCAGAATATAAACCCATCAAAGGGAAGTGACAATTCTCAGGCCTTGGACAGAATAGTCTTATTGAAACCCAGACCAGAAGGCGAGCGAAATTCTGGAACTGAAACCAGTCCTAGCTTGAGAAATGAAGAACAAAGTGTGAAAGTCACCTCCCATTTTTCTCTTACAGATATTCGAAGGAAGCTGAAACATGtcatgggagaaagaagaacgGAGCATCATTGGCCTCCTATGGAAGGGGTTTTGCACAGAATATCTTACATACGTGCAGAATCAGAAGGTAGTAAAGGGATTAATGAAGAGGTCACGGAAAGGAGTTCACCTACAGAAAGGAATCTCCATATTGAAAGAATCTCCAGTCCTATGAATGTCAAGGGAAGAGGCAAGGTAAGACAGCCAAAATACCACTTACCGGGTCAGTCAAAAGACTATGAACCAATCACCGGACATGAAGATGCTCCAACCAGTGTTGATGGCCAAAACACCAACATGAAAAATGTTGAAGAATCTAAACAAAGAGAAACTAATATCTACATTGAGGCTATAAAACATCTAGCCGATATGGTAAGCATTGGAAAAGATGTGGATTTGTCAAGCGAACAGATCCCAAAGACCTTGGGTAGGATCCTTTCACTGCCTGAATACAATGTGTCACCTAGATTACATCCTGGAAGGGACAAGGAACATGGCTCTGTAACTGCACAGATGAAAGTTCAGCTTCATGACAATACCCAAATGATCAGTGAGAATGTATGGCAGCTTAAAGAAGACAACGGTCCTGGAAATCTAAGCTCACTGAGGCAGAATATAGAGACTCCACTGTGTGATAAAGATGATACAGCTGACAGAAAGCTGCAAGTCCCCGACTCAGATTCAGATATCTCACGGAAGCTTCCTCCTGATAGCAAAATACAGGAAAGCACTAGTTCTGCTAACAAGGATTTGAGTCCAGAAG TTGATGTAAATGCTGTTGAAGTGACTAACATCAAGCTCCCAGAAGAGAATATCCCCTTGGAAATGCTCTCTGAGCCAAATTGTGTTACAGCCATTGACACAACAAACCAAAGTACAGATACAATCAATatttttgaggaagaagaaacttaTGAATGCTTGAAGCTGG ACTCGTATCAAAAGAATCCGTCATCATCTTCTGCTTCAGGTCCCTCCTCACCAAGCTCTGTACTTAACCATaaaattgaagatcaagagggCATCAATGACAAACTGGAACAGCCAAGTCCGGTGTCTGTTCTTGATCCATTCATTCGGGAAGATTCTATCAGCCCTGGAAGCACTGTATCCCAGCCAG TTGAGCCACCAATTCAACCACTAAAATTTCATCTTGGAGAACATGACTCTTCAGCTGTGGTGTCAGCAAGTTCAGATCCAGAAACCTATGTAAGTTGTATGGTTATGGAAGACAAAAAGTCCACCTTTGACTATGTAAAGGCAGTACTGAGAATCTCTGGCTTAAGAAACTGGGATGAATTCTTGGAGATATGGAAATATTCAGACCAGCTACTTGACGCTCCTTTGTTTGATGAAGTGGAGGTCTTGTCTGGTCAACTTCGTAAGGATCAGAAGCTGCTCTTTGATTGCATCAATGAAGTTCTTGTGGAGATGTATGAGCATTATTTTGGTTGCTCCCCTTGGGTATCATTTGCCAAACCAAACATCAGGCCAATTCCAGTAGGGGAAAATCTCATCCGTGAGGTATGGGAAGGCATTgatttccatcttcttccccaaaatcaGCCACTTACACTGGACCGGATTCTACAAAAGGACATGGCTAAAGCAGGAAAATGGATGGACCTAAGATTTGACATTGATATTGTTGGTAATGAAATGAGGGATATCATTCTTGAAGAACTAACAGAAGAAACAATATATGAGCTGTGTATGTGA
- the LOC122666927 gene encoding uncharacterized protein LOC122666927 isoform X1, protein MTKKSKRHPLRSEKDQSSCMSGFISLFDFRQGRTTQKLLSERKCRTRHAAGGGYLKSRRNLLTSSDETYSSGDDGDRKIQKVDKAKTSVKKLIEEEMSNEQHPKQKVGNAALQETQSDSKNRNHLGKNHKQSTKSCSRACDMHVHDSKASASLEYQPPCDPNSEGPSSNKINLSSVMEQFCNQFHHTQEAHSHNKNGGKFCNVQESNSLEKHNHLDKLIMQLIQSPNISEKLSEATEAFLNQKFIEAEQQNKGHQSKLLMDALEMLNSNKELFLKLLQDPNSLLVKTIQDLRDAQAVAGRTKPLPEEKSNSKECEKHVGDKKLQRQNVHTFFRRKNKSQNINPSKGSDNSQALDRIVLLKPRPEGERNSGTETSPSLRNEEQSVKVTSHFSLTDIRRKLKHVMGERRTEHHWPPMEGVLHRISYIRAESEGSKGINEEVTERSSPTERNLHIERISSPMNVKGRGKVRQPKYHLPGQSKDYEPITGHEDAPTSVDGQNTNMKNVEESKQRETNIYIEAIKHLADMVSIGKDVDLSSEQIPKTLGRILSLPEYNVSPRLHPGRDKEHGSVTAQMKVQLHDNTQMISENVWQLKEDNGPGNLSSLRQNIETPLCDKDDTADRKLQVPDSDSDISRKLPPDSKIQESTSSANKDLSPEVDVNAVEVTNIKLPEENIPLEMLSEPNCVTAIDTTNQSTDTINIFEEEETYECLKLDSYHSYQKNPSSSSASGPSSPSSVLNHKIEDQEGINDKLEQPSPVSVLDPFIREDSISPGSTVSQPVEPPIQPLKFHLGEHDSSAVVSASSDPETYVSCMVMEDKKSTFDYVKAVLRISGLRNWDEFLEIWKYSDQLLDAPLFDEVEVLSGQLRKDQKLLFDCINEVLVEMYEHYFGCSPWVSFAKPNIRPIPVGENLIREVWEGIDFHLLPQNQPLTLDRILQKDMAKAGKWMDLRFDIDIVGNEMRDIILEELTEETIYELCM, encoded by the exons ATGACAAAGAAATCGAAGAGACATCCCCTACGCAGTGAGAAGGACCAGTCAAGCTGTATGTCTGGTTTCATTAGTTTATTTGACTTCCGCCAGGGTCGTACCACTCAGAAACTACTTTCAGAGAGAAAATGTCGGACCAGACACGCTGCCG GTGGTGGATATTTAAAGAGTAGACGTAATTTGCTTACTAGTTCGGATGAAACATATTCTAGCGGTGAT GATGGTGacagaaaaatacagaaagtTGACAAGGCTAAGACAAGTGTGAAGAAACTCATTGAAGAAGAGATGTCAAATGAGCAGCACCCAAAGCAGAAGGTTGGAAATGCTGCCCTGCAAGAGACACAATCTGATTCAAAAAACAGAAACCACTTGGGGAAGAACCATAAACAGTCAACCAAGTCCTGCAGTAGAGCTTGTGATATGCACGTCCATGATTCTAAAGCTTCTGCAAGCTTAGAATATCAACCACCTTGTGATCCAAATTCAGAGGGGCCATCTTCAAATAAAATCAACCTATCTTCAGTAATGGAACAGTTCTGCAATCAGTTCCATCATACCCAAGAAGCACATTCGCACAATAAAAATGGAGGAAAGTTTTGTAATGTACAAGAAAGTAATAGTTTGGAGAAGCATAACCATCTTGATAAGCTTATTATGCAGCTGATTCAGAGTCCTAACATTTCAGAAAAACTGAGTGAAGCAACTGAGGCATTTCTAAATCAGAAGTTCATTGAAGCCGAACAGCAGAATAAAGGCCACCAGTCCAAACTATTAATGGATGCTTTAGAGATGTTGAACTCAAACAAAGAACTGTTTTTGAAACTCCTACAGGATCCAAACTCTCTGTTGGTGAAAACTATACAAGACCTACGTGATGCTCAAGCAGTGGCTGGACGAACTAAACCATTGCCAGAAGAGAAGAGCAATTCAAAGGAGTGTGAAAAGCATGTCGGTGATAAAAAGTTACAAAGGCAAAATGTGCATACTTTTTTcaggagaaaaaataaatctCAGAATATAAACCCATCAAAGGGAAGTGACAATTCTCAGGCCTTGGACAGAATAGTCTTATTGAAACCCAGACCAGAAGGCGAGCGAAATTCTGGAACTGAAACCAGTCCTAGCTTGAGAAATGAAGAACAAAGTGTGAAAGTCACCTCCCATTTTTCTCTTACAGATATTCGAAGGAAGCTGAAACATGtcatgggagaaagaagaacgGAGCATCATTGGCCTCCTATGGAAGGGGTTTTGCACAGAATATCTTACATACGTGCAGAATCAGAAGGTAGTAAAGGGATTAATGAAGAGGTCACGGAAAGGAGTTCACCTACAGAAAGGAATCTCCATATTGAAAGAATCTCCAGTCCTATGAATGTCAAGGGAAGAGGCAAGGTAAGACAGCCAAAATACCACTTACCGGGTCAGTCAAAAGACTATGAACCAATCACCGGACATGAAGATGCTCCAACCAGTGTTGATGGCCAAAACACCAACATGAAAAATGTTGAAGAATCTAAACAAAGAGAAACTAATATCTACATTGAGGCTATAAAACATCTAGCCGATATGGTAAGCATTGGAAAAGATGTGGATTTGTCAAGCGAACAGATCCCAAAGACCTTGGGTAGGATCCTTTCACTGCCTGAATACAATGTGTCACCTAGATTACATCCTGGAAGGGACAAGGAACATGGCTCTGTAACTGCACAGATGAAAGTTCAGCTTCATGACAATACCCAAATGATCAGTGAGAATGTATGGCAGCTTAAAGAAGACAACGGTCCTGGAAATCTAAGCTCACTGAGGCAGAATATAGAGACTCCACTGTGTGATAAAGATGATACAGCTGACAGAAAGCTGCAAGTCCCCGACTCAGATTCAGATATCTCACGGAAGCTTCCTCCTGATAGCAAAATACAGGAAAGCACTAGTTCTGCTAACAAGGATTTGAGTCCAGAAG TTGATGTAAATGCTGTTGAAGTGACTAACATCAAGCTCCCAGAAGAGAATATCCCCTTGGAAATGCTCTCTGAGCCAAATTGTGTTACAGCCATTGACACAACAAACCAAAGTACAGATACAATCAATatttttgaggaagaagaaacttaTGAATGCTTGAAGCTG GACTCGTATCACTCGTATCAAAAGAATCCGTCATCATCTTCTGCTTCAGGTCCCTCCTCACCAAGCTCTGTACTTAACCATaaaattgaagatcaagagggCATCAATGACAAACTGGAACAGCCAAGTCCGGTGTCTGTTCTTGATCCATTCATTCGGGAAGATTCTATCAGCCCTGGAAGCACTGTATCCCAGCCAG TTGAGCCACCAATTCAACCACTAAAATTTCATCTTGGAGAACATGACTCTTCAGCTGTGGTGTCAGCAAGTTCAGATCCAGAAACCTATGTAAGTTGTATGGTTATGGAAGACAAAAAGTCCACCTTTGACTATGTAAAGGCAGTACTGAGAATCTCTGGCTTAAGAAACTGGGATGAATTCTTGGAGATATGGAAATATTCAGACCAGCTACTTGACGCTCCTTTGTTTGATGAAGTGGAGGTCTTGTCTGGTCAACTTCGTAAGGATCAGAAGCTGCTCTTTGATTGCATCAATGAAGTTCTTGTGGAGATGTATGAGCATTATTTTGGTTGCTCCCCTTGGGTATCATTTGCCAAACCAAACATCAGGCCAATTCCAGTAGGGGAAAATCTCATCCGTGAGGTATGGGAAGGCATTgatttccatcttcttccccaaaatcaGCCACTTACACTGGACCGGATTCTACAAAAGGACATGGCTAAAGCAGGAAAATGGATGGACCTAAGATTTGACATTGATATTGTTGGTAATGAAATGAGGGATATCATTCTTGAAGAACTAACAGAAGAAACAATATATGAGCTGTGTATGTGA